One stretch of Mycolicibacterium fallax DNA includes these proteins:
- a CDS encoding alpha/beta hydrolase-fold protein — protein MPELSRRAALRLGFAGVAGAVGAVALTPRVPAAPPVASTMVTGSFVSAARGGVNTNWAIARPPGQGASLRPVIALHGKGGDAASVMAGGVESGLAQAVAAGVPPFAVVSVDGGGGYWHRRSSGEDAGAMVLDELLPLLAEQGLDTSRVAFLGWSMGGYGALLLGGRLGPARTAAITAVSPALWMSPGASAPGAFDGPEDFAANSVFGMPALGAIPIRIDIGTADPFYDATQSFIAQLPTAPAGGSSPGGHDGAFWSSQLPAEIDWLAPLLTA, from the coding sequence ATGCCGGAACTCAGTCGCCGTGCCGCGCTGCGGCTCGGTTTCGCCGGGGTCGCCGGCGCCGTCGGCGCGGTGGCGCTCACCCCACGCGTCCCGGCCGCACCTCCCGTCGCATCGACGATGGTGACCGGCTCGTTCGTGTCGGCCGCCCGCGGCGGCGTCAACACCAATTGGGCGATCGCCCGCCCGCCCGGCCAGGGCGCGTCGTTGCGCCCGGTGATCGCGCTGCACGGCAAGGGCGGCGACGCGGCCAGCGTGATGGCCGGCGGCGTCGAATCCGGGCTGGCTCAGGCGGTGGCCGCCGGTGTGCCGCCGTTCGCGGTGGTCTCCGTCGACGGCGGCGGCGGCTACTGGCACCGCCGGTCCTCCGGCGAGGATGCCGGGGCGATGGTGCTCGACGAGCTGCTGCCGCTGCTGGCCGAGCAGGGCCTGGACACCTCCCGGGTGGCGTTCCTGGGCTGGTCGATGGGCGGCTACGGCGCGCTGCTGCTGGGCGGCCGGCTCGGCCCGGCCCGCACCGCGGCGATCACCGCGGTCAGCCCGGCGCTGTGGATGTCGCCGGGGGCCAGCGCGCCCGGCGCGTTCGACGGGCCCGAGGACTTCGCCGCCAACAGCGTGTTCGGCATGCCCGCCCTCGGCGCCATCCCGATCCGGATCGACATCGGCACCGCCGACCCGTTCTACGACGCGACGCAGTCGTTCATCGCCCAGCTGCCGACCGCCCCGGCCGGCGGGTCGTCCCCGGGCGGGCACGACGGGGCGTTCTGGAGTTCCCAGCTGCCCGCCGAGATCGACTGGCTGGCCCCGCTGCTCACCGCCTGA